From the genome of Pseudomonas sp. WJP1:
GAAGCGGAAACCCATCATCAAGCCCAGGCCGATGGCCATGTCGCTGTAGCCGGAGAAGTCGAAGTACAACTGCGCGGTGTAGGCGAGGGCGCCGAGCCAGGCATCGCCCGTGGTCGGGTTTTGCAGGGCGAAGCAGTGGTCGGCCACCACCGCGAGGGTGTCGGCGATGAAGACCTTCTTGATGAAACCCTGCATGAACCGCGTGCAGCCCTCGGAGAACTTGTCGAGGGTGTGGGTGCGGTTATTGAACTGGTCGGCCAGGTCGCGGAAACGCAACACGGGGCCGGCGATCAGGTGCGGGAAGATCGCCACGAACGCCGCGAAGTCGATCAGGTTCCGGGTCGCCGGGGTATCACCACGGTAGACGTCGATGATGTAGCTGATGGACTCGAAGATGTAGAACGAGATCCCGATCGGCAACAGCACGTGGGTCAGGATGAACGGCGAAAGGCCGACCGAGGTCATCATTGCGTTGATGCTGTCGACGCCGAAGTTGGCGTACTTGAAGTAGCCGAGGATGCACAGGTCGACGGCCACGCCGAGCAGCAGCCAGCGCTGTGCCGGTTTGGTTCTGACTCCGGCGGCACCGACTTTCAGGCCGATCCAGTAGTTCCACAGCGTGACCGCTGCGAACAGGGCGAGGAAGTCCACACGCCACCAGGCGTAGAACATGTAGCTGGCGATCAGCAGCAGCAAATTGCGATAGCGTTGCCCGCTCAGGTAGTACAAGCCGAGAAAGATCGGCAAGAACAAAAACAGGAACACGTTGGACGAAAAAACCATCCCGATCTCTCCTTGTTTAACCAACAGTCAAGGGCCAACGGCCCCCCCAAACCCCCCATCGAAAACCGGGGGGATAACTCACAAAACTCAAACTCGACACCGAACCTGTAGGAGTGAGCCTGCTCGCGATAGCGGACTGACATTCAGCATTAGTGTTGCCTGACACTCAGTCATCGCGAGCAGGCTCACTCCTACAAGGGTTTGTGTTTGTCCTAGGAACCTTTGCCTTTTTCATTAGCCGGGTCGTAGACCTTGGTCAGGTCACCCCCGAGGCGGAAGGTCTTGAACGGTTGCATCTCGTGTTTCTTTTCCAGCACATCCGGCGAACAGGTGTAGAGCGAGCAGAACGGTTCGAGCCAGGCGAATTTCGAGTCGACCTTGAGGTCGGTCATGTCCTGTTTCTTGCCGTTCTTTTCCTCGAACTCATCCGGGTCTTCCACCCCGGCCAGCACCCGGTCACCCAGGCGCTTCAGCGCGCCGTTGTTTTCCTGGCGCAGATCCACACCGTTGACCTGGGCGAAACTGGCGATCATCGCCAGCGGCGGCAGGGCATAGTTGTGGTAGGCCAGCGCGCGTTGCTGGCGCTTGAGTTCGTTGGGCAAGAAGCCCTGGGCGTCGACCTGATTGACGCCGACCTTGTATTCCTTCACAGCCCAGTCGAACAGGTCGCGGCGGTTGGTGGCGACCGAAGTTGCCATCACCGACCAAGCGGCCCAGTACGAGTGGTTGTTGGTTTTTTCCAGCGGCAGGTTGTCCCAGTCGCTGACCACCTGATCGGCCATCTTGCTGAACCAGGCTTCGATCAACTGCGACTCCTGCTGATGGTTGGCCAGCGGATGGGAGTCGGAAAACTTCAGGCGGATGTACGAAGACGCCATGCTGCCCAACGCCCATTTGCGCATGGATTTGCCGGTGTGGTTGAAGTCCTTGGACATCAAGGCATCCGCCTTGGCCCAGGCAGTCAGCCAGTTCAAGGTGCATTCGAGCTGCTCAGGGCGACCGTCACGCATGAACTGCATCACGCGCTTGCTGGTACCGCGCTCGATCTTGGTGATGTCGGCGGTACTGTCGCGAAAGGCCTTTTCCGATTGCACGTTCAGCGTTGAACGGGCCTTGTCCGAGCCTTCGTACTTGCTGCGAAATTGCAGCGAGCCGGTGTACGGCGTCGGCATCGCGTCGCAGCCTTCGCTCTTGTCGGCGCTTTTGACTTTCTCGATCGGCGCGAAGTAACCCTGGGGCGGACGCAGTGGCGCGGCCGCTTGAGTCGCGCCGGCGAACATCGCCAGGCTCAACAGCGTCAGTGTTGCAAGTTTCGGAGTTCGCATAGCAGACCTCATTGCCCGGCTGAAGCGGTACGTTGTCCAGCGCCCGGGAATACGTTGCGTTTGCAGACTTTGGCTTCGACTTTCTGTGGCGCGGCGCCCGCTTTTTCAGGGCCCTGGATTTCGACGGCCAGCAGATTCTGCGAGGCCCAGTCTTCGTCCGTGCGCAACTCGAAGGCGAAACGCCCGTCGGTGTCGGAAGTTTCCGGTTTGTCGATCTTGATGTCCTCGTGGCGCCCGTTCATGTACCAGAGGGTGGCTTGCAGGGTTTTCACCGAGGTGTCGGCGAAGCGGATGTCGACCTGGTGACTGGCGTTTTGCAGGTTCAGGTTTTTGCTGTTGACCATCAGTTCGTTCTTGCCCGGTTTCAATGTGGTGCTGCCGGACATCTGTGCATCCTTGCCTTCGCAACCGTTGTCCAGCAGCGCCATCATCTGGCGGTAGATGGTTTCCTGGTCGAGGCGGTAGAGCGGCGAGAATTCCCAGATGAGAATCTTCGGCGGGTTCTTCTGGAACTCGTCGCTGCCCAGGTACTGCAGCATCGAACCTTCCAGGCCGCCGCCGGGGAACGCCACGTTGAGAATGTCGGCGCCGATGGCCTCTTCGAGGAAACCGGCGAAGTTGTAGTTCTTGCCACTGTGGCTGGTGCCGACCAGAGTGATCTCCGGATTGCCGGAGTCGCCGAACAGATCGCCATCGCCCGCTTCGCCTTTCGGCTCGGTGGTGAATTGATCCATGTACTGGATCGCGTAGCTGGTGCCACAGAGTTGACCGGCCATGTTGTGCAATGTTCCGGTCTTGCCCATGCGACCCGACTTATGGGTCTCGAATTCACGCTTGGGAATGTCGGCGAAGGCCGGGATCTGCTTGACCTTTTCGGCGACGATTTTCGCCGTGCGCTGGGCGCCGTACGGGGTCCAGTGCTGGTCGCCGCGGAAGTAGAAGTCGTGGGCCGGCAGGGTCTCGGGCAATTGCTCGTTGGTCAGCGGCGACAGGTCCGGCACTACGTAACCCATCTGTGCGAAACGCCCGAGCATGGTCTTGTAGTTCTTCAGCGCCTTGTCGAAATCGAAGCTGGCTTTCTCGGCCGGGTTGAGCTTGTTGCGATTCACCAGGCCACGGGTCGGTTGATAAACCACCACCAGTTCCACGCCTTTGCTCTTGAACGCATCGTGCAGTTGCTGCATGCGTTTGTAGCCGGCCGGGGTGGTGTCGAACTCGGTGCGCAAGTCTTCCTGGGTACGGAACAGCCAGTCGCCCTGGGCCTGCACCAGGGTGGTGAAGTTCTGCTGGTAGCGCGTGGTGTAGTTCTTCGGGTCGTGGGCGGCCGGGCACAGGCTGCAGCACGGCTCAGCCGAGAATTTCGGCGCTTGGGCTTCATCGGCTCGCGCGCCACCGCTGGCGGCGAGAATGCCGGCGGTCAGGGCCGACAGGCTGAGTAATTTGATCAGGTGTGGGTGCATAAAATTATCCTCAGTCCCGCATTTCGGTCTGGCGTTCGACAGGGTCGATCAGCACGGCTTTCTGCTGGCGCACCAGCAGGTCGAGAATTTCATCCTGGCGCTCGCCGAGAATCCCCGAGAAGCTGATGCCGCTGGATTTGGTCGGCGCGAGCATGGACACGCGATACAACTCGACGCTCAACGGCGAGTCGATGGACAGCGGGCCGCTGCCGTTGGCCGCCAGTTCACCGCCGACCACGATCAGCGACACCTGGGCGTCGAACGGGTCGAGCTTGATGTCACGGTCGGTGTCGCTCAGGTCCTTGATGTGCCCGTAGACGCCGGTCAGGCCGTTGGCCATGGCGACGTTTTCGTAGAGGCGAATGTTCACGCTGTTACGAATGCGGATGCCGTGGCGACGGTTGCTGATCACCTTGTTGCCCCACAGCAGGTTGTCGGCACTCTCGTAAAGGGTGATGCCGTCGGTGTGGTTCTGGTAGATCTCGTTGTGGGCGATCAGGTTGTTGACGCTGTTACGGTCGATCACCAGGCCCGACAACTTGTTGTCGTAGCTGCGATTGTTGAAGATGAAGCTGTCGTTAACCTCACGGGAAATGATGATCCCGTGCTTCTTCTTGGTCCCGAACACCGTGTTGTCGGCGATGATCAGGCCGTGGGAACGGTCGTGCGGGTCGATGCCGTAGACGATGTTGTCTTTGTAGGTGTTGCCCTTGACCACGAAGTTGCTGGTTTCGTAGCAGTAGAAGCCGTACCACATGTCCGAGAATTCGGAACCGACGATCCAGCCGGTCGGTTCAGGGCGCTTGAGCACCTTGGCCATGTTCGGCGTGTACTGGGAAATACTCACGCCGTAGGACTTACTGTTGGCGTAGCCGAAGCTGGCCATCTTGCTGTTGGCGATGTAGGTCTCGGTGCCGCCCCAGGCCAGCAGGAACGGGCGGAATTCCTTGGGCGACTTGAAGGCAGCCGGGCCGTTGGCCTTCTCGCTCCAGCCAGTGACCTTGGTATCACGCACGAACAACTGGCCGTCGTTGACCAGGAACGAACCGGCCTCCTGGGACAGGCGCAATTCCTGGGTCTGCTTGTCGATTTCCAGGATGCCCTTGTTACCCACAACGATCGGCAACTTCGCCAGGAACACACCCGGCGAGGTTTCGCTGAAGTACTGCTTGGGCAGCTTGTTCGCCAGGTCCTTGAGGTTCATGTAGCCGTCGTCGACGAAGATCGCCTGCGGGATGCCGTGCTGGCGCACCACCCACTCGGCCATCTTGTTGTCGCCGCCGATGAAATCCTTCAGGGCGTCTTCCTGCATCATCCGGCGCACGCTGATCTTGCCGGCCTTGCCGCGCACGATTTTCGCGGCGATGGCTTCGGCGGTGTAGCCCGAGGTGTCCGGCAGTTTCGGTGTGGCCAGTTCCAGCGGCGCGGTCGGGGCGCTGCTGACGGTGTAGGTCTTGGCCTGTTGCAGTTCCTTGGCCATGGTGGCCGGCTTGGCGGCTGGCTCCACATTGGCGAAGGCAGCCGCGCTCGCCAGCAGCATCGCGCCGGCCAGCAAGGTCATGGAACCTTTCTTGGCACTGTTCATCTGGGAGACTCCCTTCGCAATGTGCATCAGAAGCGCCAGATCACGTCGACGAACGCGCGGTGCATGTACGAATCGACTTCCTTGCCGTAGGCATCGCCCGGCTTGAACACACCACCGCGGAAACGCACCAGGGCCGAAGGCTCATCGATCTTCTGGCTCAACGCCGCCGGCAGCAGGCCTTGCTTGAAGTACTTGGTGACCACCAGATCCATTTCCTGGCCGAGGTCTTTGTCACCGTTGTTCAGTGGCAGGGAAGTGCTGGACAGCACCGCGCCGGTCACGTCGTCGGTGTTGTTCTGCACCGCGTCGATACCGTTGCTGGTGATCGGCTTGTTGCCGTCGACGCGCCAGAATTTGTGGTAGATCAGGCTGGCGTCGTATTCGTCGTTGAGCATCCACGAACCGAACAGCGTGGCCGATTGCATGTTGTTCATTTCGCCACGGAAGGCTTCACCGAAACGGTGCACCCGCGAGCGGGTACCGGTGTAGTTCGAGCGGTTGCTTTCCAGGCCGTTCTGTTCGTAATCGGCGCTGGCACGGGCGTAGGCCGCACCGACTTGCCATTGCGGATCGAGGCGCAGGCGCACGCCCAGGTCAGTGGCCCAGCCGTCGACATCGCCGCTGTGCTTGGCTTGTGCCGGTGCGCTGCCATCGGCGTTCAGCGGGTTGACCGTGTCGCGGTCGCCGCTCATGCCGGTGATGCTGCCCCAGTAATTGACCGTGTTGGTGTTGCGCCAGTTATAGGCATCGCTGTTGGCCTGCAGGCCCAGCCAGCTGATGTCGCCATTCTGTTTTTTGTCCAGCGAATCGCCCGGTTCACCTGGCGTCGGGTAGTCGAGCTTGCCGTCATCGTGGGTGTGATGACCGCGGATGCCGGCCCAGTGGCCCGGTGTCCATTGGTATTCGGCATCGGCGAAGGCGTGCAGGCGATCCTTGTCCTTGGGCGCCAGTTCCTTCAGGTCGGTGCGGTACTCGCTGAAGCGTTCGGCGACACCGGCGTTGGCGCGCAGCAGGGTGGTGTCGAAGGTCCAGTTCAGGGCTTCGATGTTGGTGTCGCGCCATTGGCCGTCGTCGTTACGCAGGCGCTGGCGACCCAACTTGAGGATCTCGCCGGGGTAGGGCGTGAAGCCGCTGTAGCCGACCCAGAATTCGCGCATCGCCAGGTAGTTCTTCTTGGTCTTGCGATCACCGTTGTCGGTGGTCTGGGTGCCGTCGTTGTCGGATTCCTGCAGGGTGTCGGTTTCGATGATGTCGGTGGACGTCACCGCCTGACCCATGGCGAAGGCGCTCCACGCGCCGCTCTCGCCATAGACCCACGGGCGCAGGTCCAGACCGAGGCCGTTGACGTCGCCGCCGCTCTGGGTGCCGAGGTCACGGTCGTCTTCGGACTGGCCGGTAATTTTCACATCCAGGCCGTAGTTCTTGGCTTCTTCTGTCATCGCCGCCAGCGTCGGGCAGGACCAGATCAAGGCGAATGTCAGGCCGATACCGGCCTTCATGAATGGATTCAACTTCATAGGGATTCCTCGCCGTCTTCTTCTTGCAGTGCGTGCAGTTGCAGCGTGTTCTGGCTCAAGTTGCCGCGAACGGACTGTTCCTGTTTCAACAGGCGCTGGGCCTCGGCCAGCTGCGCAGGCGGCAGTTGGGCTTCGAGTGTTTGCGCAAGCTCGGTGGCTTGCGGGGTGTTCTGGGCCTTGGCCAGTTGGCTGAAGACATACGCATTGAGTGGGTCAGGCTTGGTGCCTTTGCCTTGGGAAAACAGTTGGGCGATGGCGAAGTCGGCACTGTTCTGGCCGTTGCGCGCGGCGGTCAGCAGATGGTCGAGGGCCTTCTGCGGGTAGACCTTGCCCAGGTAGCCACGGCGATAGATCTGGCCGAGGTAGTAATCGGCGGCGACTTCGCGGCCGACGGCTTTCTGGAAGTGTTCCTCGGCGACCTTGGCGTCGGCCGGGACCATCTTGCCTTCGTAGTAGAGCTTGCCCAGCAACAGCTCGGCGCGCGGCTGGTCGGCGGCGCGGCCGTTGTCCAGGTACTTCATCATCTGGTCTACGTCGCCCAGTTCCGGGAAGTCGTAGATCAGTTGCGCCAGGGTGACCCAGGACGCCGGGTAGCCCGGGGCGATGGGTTCAAGCAGCGCCTGCGCGGTTTTTTCGTCGGGCTGGCCCAGGCTCGCATCGGCCAGCACGCGAGCGACGCTGTCGATACGTTGCGCCGATACGGTGCCGCGACTGTGCGCCGCCTGCATCTGCTTGATCAGCTCGGCCTGTTGCTCGGGCTGGGCCTTTTTCTGATAGACCGTGGCCAGTTCGACGTAGCAGATGTCGGTGGTGTTGAGCGCGGCCTTGCAGACCTTTTCCACGTCATCCAGATGCTGGTCGTAGGTGCCCTGGGTGCGATACAGCAGCACTTGCGCCAAGCCCGCTTCCGGCTTGCCTTCGGCGCGCCATTGGCTGATCTGCTTTTGCGCATCGACGTTGGGGAAGCTGTGCGGGTGCTGCAGGTACAGCATCGCCAACGGGATCAGGGTGTTGCCTTCGCCAGCGGCGGAGGCTTTTTTCAGCAGGCCTTCGGCTTCCTGGTGTTCGGCTTCGGTGGAGCCAGGCTTGGCCACCAACAAACGGCCGAGACGGGCCTGGGCGCGCGGCGAAACACTGGCGGCGGCGCGGTAAGTCGCCTCGGCCTGTTTCATCTGCGCCGGGTCGCGGCTGTCGACCTGGATGTCGGCGAGGCCGACCTGGGCTTCGCTGTAGCCCAGCGCTGCCAGCTGCTGGTAGTTCGCCGCGGCGGTGGCGGTGTCGCCACGCTTGAGCGCTTCGTTGGCCAGGCGCTGGTCGGGCAGGCCGGCGCAGCCGGCGAGGCTCACCGCCAAAGCTACTGCACACAGAGATCCCATGTAGGAGTGAGCCTGCTCGCGATGCAGGCGGCTCGGTACATCAGGCAAACCGAATAGATCCCATCGCGAGCAGGCTCGCTCCCACAGGGACTGCGGTGTTCTTGGAATTGGTGGAGTACTCACAGGCATGTCCTCCGGTTACAGACCAGCAGCCATGGCTTTGTCGATCAGCCAGTTCAGGTTCGGGCCACGGTCGCTGTTCACTTCCACCGGACGGCCGGCGAGGCTGCTGTCCAGGGCTTCGTCAGGCTGGATCAGCACGCGGATGTCGGAGGACAGGTCGGCGCTTTTCAGGCTGGTGCTGTTGACGATCTTGCCGGTGCGGGTCTTGTCTTCGCCGGCGATCTGGAAGCGCACCGCGGTGCCTGGCAATACGTCGCCGAACTGGCGATAGGAGAAGCGCGCCTCGATGTTGGCTTCGGTGTTGCGCGGCACCAGCTGGAAGATCACGTCACCCTTGCTGGCGTACTGACCGTCGGCGACCATCTGCTGGGCCACGGTGCAATCGCAAGGCGAGGTGAGGGTGCCGGTCATTTGCTTGCCGAACAGCTCTTCAACCTTGGCCGGGGCCAGTTGATCGTCTTCCAGGTGGCCCTTGAGCACGTCGAGCATGCTGGTGCTGAAGGTCGCCAGCGGTGCGCCTTTGGCGGCGACGCCATCGGCTTTCACCAGGCTCTGCACGGTGCCGTCGCGGGGCATGGTGATGTTCACGCCCGGCACGCTGACCAGGCCGGCCTGGGCGTGGCTGACGAAGTACATGCCGTACACCGACTTGAAGATGAACCCGAACGCCGCCAGGCCGACGACGAAAATCCCCAGGCTGAAGGTCACCGCTTTCATGCGCCCGAACGGGGTCATGCCGTGGCCGCCATCCTTGGTCTTGCGCGCCTTGGTGAAGTTGTCGCGCTGCAGGGTCGCCAGCACTTCGCCGATGGTGACGATGTCGCCGGCCAGGTGCGAAGTGATCAGGTGGCGCAAGGTCGAGATGTCTTGCGGTTCCAGGTTCTGGAACTGGCAACCGGTGCGACCGGTCTCGCGATCGCAGGAGCGCACTTGCAACTCGACGTCCATGGCCAGGCCGAGGTTGTCGATGACGAACTGCAGGCGGGCCTTGTACTTGTCGCCGACTTTCAGTGGCAGTTGCCCGGCATTGAAGGCCAGGCCACCGGCGGAAAGGTCGATCACTCGCGCTTCGACCGGTGTCCGGTCAGGGCCGAAGAAACGCAGCTTGGCCGGGATTTTTACCCGGGCGTGTTGGCGCTGGGCTTCAGATTCGTGCACTACGTTGGCGTTGACGGCGGTATTCATAAGGGCGATTTCCTGGTTAATTCAAAAAGGGGGCGGTCAGACCATCAGCAGCAGCACGGCGACAAAAATGCTGCCGGCGGAGAAGGTCATGGTCCGAGACGACCAGGTGTTGAACCAACGTTGAAAGCTGGCGAGATCACGGGTCAGGGCAGTGGGCTGGCGAGTCCAGGACTGTTGGTCGAGGCGGAAGAACACGTAGATCTTCACCAGCGCGCCAACGATCTGGTTGTAATAGAGAATCGCCGGGTAGGCCGGCCCGATCCGGTGGCCGGAGCAGGACAGCAACAGGGTCAGGATCAGGCGGGTGATGCCGATCCACAGCAGGTACACCAGGATGAACGCGGTGCCGTACTTGAAGCTGGCGATCAGTGCCACGGTCAGGCCCAGCAGCGAGGTCCACATCGACACGCGCTGGTCGAACAGCACCACGGACGTGAATGCACCGAGGCGCTTGATCCCCAGGCCGAGGGCGCGGGAGTTCTGGCGCAGGTTGTTGCCGTACCAACGGAACATCAGCTTGCGACTGGCCTTGATGAAGCTCTTCTCTGGCGGGTGCTCGACGGTGTTGATCGCGGCATCAGGCACGTAGAAGGTGTCGTAGCCCAGGCGCATCAGGCTGAACCAGCTGGACTTGTCGTCGCCGGTCAGGAACTTGAAGCGACCCAGGCGCCAGTGTTGCAGCGAGTCGCTTTCCACGTCGGCAATGAATTCCGGGTTGGTGACCACGGTGGCACGGAACACCGACATGCGCCCGGTCATGGTCAGCACGCGCTTGGACAGGGCCATCGAGCACATGTTGATGTGACGCTGGGCGAAACGCAGCTTGTGCCACTCGCTCATGATGTAGCCGCCGCGCACTTCGCAGAATTCATTGGTGGTCAGGCCGCCGACATTGCCGAACAGCTGGAACCACGGCACGGTCTTGCGCACGACGCCTTCGCCGAGCACGGTGTCGCCATCGATCACGGCCACCACGGCGCGGTCGTCCGGCAGGTGGCGGGAGATGGCGCGGAAACCGAAGGCCAGGCCATCGCGCTTGCCGGTGCCGGGGATGCGCACGAAGTCGAGTTTCACCCGGGCAGGCGGATTCATCCGGTTCCACAGGCTCTTGACCAGCAGTTCATCGGACATTTCGACGATGGAGCAGACCACGGTGGTCGGCAGCTCGCAGTCGATCGCTTCGCGGATCACCGAGCTGTAGACCTGCGCGGTGGTCAGGGCATCGATACGGAAACTGGTGACCATCAAAAATACGTGGGACGGGTCCGCCGCCTTGCCCAGCTTGCGCACTTTGCGCCGCAGGTGCGGGTAGACCACGTACAAAAACAGCATGCCGCGCACAAAGTGCGTGGCCCCCATCGAGTAGCGCCAGATACCGACGATCCCGATCAGGAAAATGAAGTCCTTCGACTCGGAGTCGAACGTGGACACAGGCAGCGCCATGGCGATGCCCATCAGTAAACTCAGGTAGAACAGCCAACCGGCGGCCTGGAGTAGGCCGTGCTTTAGCCTGTGCATAATCGGAATCCTAAAGTCATTTGCGAGCCCCTCGCCCCTGTAGGAGCCCGGCTTGCCGGCGATGGCGATCTCAAGTACGTCATCGCCAGCAAGCTGTGCTCCTACAGGTGTTTCATGCGCGAAAGCGCGGTGTCGGAGACGGGATTCCGTGTTACCAGCAGATGCCTTCAGCCCGGCCATCGGTGGTGGTGGCCTTGGACATGAAGCCGACCAGGTCGATCACTTGCTTGCCGTGCGGAACGTCCTGCACCAGGGCGCGGAATTTCTCGTCACGGTTGCCGAGGATGATCACGTCGGAGTTGTTGATCACCGCGTCGAAGTCGGAATTGAGCAAGGACGACACGTGCGGGATCTTCGACTCGATGTAGTCCTTGTTCGCACCGTGGACACGGGCGTACTCGACGTTGGCGTCGTAGATGCTCAGGTCGTAGCCCTTGCCGATCAGCATTTCCGCCAGGTCTACCAGCGGGCTCTCGCGCAGGTCATCGGTGCCGGCCTTGAAGCTCAGGCCCAGCAGCGCGACTTTGCGTTTGTTGTGGCTGGAAACGATGTCGAACGCGTTCTGCACCTGGGACTCGTTACTGCGCATCAGCGAACTGAGCAGCGGTGCCTCGACGTCCAGGGAGCTGGCGCGGTAGGTCAGGGCACGCACGTCCTTGGGCAGGCAGGAACCGCCGAAGGCAAAGCCCGGGCGCATGTAGTACTGGGACAGGTTCAGGGTCTTGTCCTGGCAGACCACGTCCATCACTTCACGACCATCGACGCCGACGGCCTTGGCGATGTTGCCGATCTCGTTGGCGAAGGTCACCTTGGCGGCGTGCCACACGTTGCAGGTGTACTTGATCATCTCGGCAACGGCGATGTCCTTGCGGATGATCGGCGCGTCGAGTTCTTCGTACAGCGATTGCAGAACGTCGCCCGAGGCCTTGTCGAACTCGCCGATGACGGTCATTGGCGGTTGGTCGTAGTCGGCGATGGCCGTGCTTTCGCGCAGGAACTCAGGGTTGACCGCCACGCCGAAATCGACACCGGCCTTCTTGCCGGAGCAGTCTTCGAGAATCGGGATGACAACGTTTGCGACAGTGCCCGGCAAAACGGTGCTGCGCACTACGATAGTGTGTCGGGTGGTCTTGTCACGCAGGACAAAACCGATCTCACGGCACACGGCCTCGATGTAGTTGAGTTCCAGGTCGCCGTTCTTCTTGCTCGGCGTACCAACACAGATCATCGACAGGTCGGTGTCGCGAATCGCCTCGGCGAAGTTGGTGGTGCCGCGCAGACGACCAGTCTGGATCCCCTGGGCCAGAAGTTCGCCCAGGCCTGGCTCAACGATTGGCGATTTGCCTGCGTTGATCATATCGATCTTGTCTTTGGCAACATCGACGCCAACGACGTCATGGCCCCGTGCAGACAGGCAACCGGCACAGACTGCGCCAACGTAACCCAAACCAAATATGCTGATGCGCATCGCATTTACCTCAGTGTTGATCAAGCCATTAGATGGCCAGAGTTAATGGTGTTCAGCGGTGATAGTGCACGCGGAAGTTAAGCCTTGCAGGCGCGACAATACCGCGTGCTGGCATGAAAGTTCCGAGTGTCTAAATAAGTGCACTCAAGGTGTGCGCAACTAGGCCTTGTTGTTATGACTTGCCCTGTTATGCAGCCGGTCCTCTGTTCAGAAGATATTCGTGCAATGATCCTGCGCGCTCGATGTCAGGCCGAAAGCCCGTAGATCAAGCGTTCTGGTGCCCGGGTGAGCACGTTTATAGGGGCGCTGCCTTGGCCTTGTAGGGGATAGTAATGGTGCATATCTCCTGTCCGTTCTGTTGTTGCCCAAATCAGGGATAAATCAGCGGAAGTTAGGTGTTGCAACTTCACTGCATGGATCACTGTTCTGCGTAAGTTATCTCGTACATCCTCGGCGAGAATCGTTACCGGTGGTATGAGCGGTGCATTCGGACATAGTTCCGACGCGCTCCTCAGGAAATCTGAAATTTCTTGAAATATTGACAAAGATGGCACTGCTCTCAAATTGATAGCACTTACCGTTTCGCCCTTTATATATAGGCGGATTATTGGAGGGGATAGTTATTTGCCACTACGGAGAAAAATTTTCAGTGCCACTACTGAAAAAAATGATCGAAGTCGAGTGAAACTAAAGTTAGAAAATTGACAGATTGATTTTTGGCGTCATAAAAATGACGGAAAAGGCGGGGGATTTCGAGGCTTTCAATGGCGGCGCACGAGAGGGCGTGCGCCGCTCGTTGCATCACTCTGGTGCGTGGTCGCGCAGGAACACCAGGTTGTCCGGTTTAGACTGCTCGGCGCTGTAGCGATAGCCCTGTACATCGAACTGCTTGAGGGCTTGTGGATCGTTGATGCGTTCCTCGATGACGAAGCGGCTCATCATGCCCCGGGCCTTTTTCGCGTAGAAGCTGATGATCTTGTACTGGCCGTTCTTCAGGTCCTTGAAGTCGGTGTTGATGATGCGTGCATTCAAGGCGCTGCGCTTGACCGCCGAGAAATACTCGTTGGAAGCCAGGTTGAGCAGCACGTCATCGCCCTGGTCGGCCAGGGCTTCGTTCAACCATTCGCTGATGCGCGTGCCCCAGAAGGCATACAGGTCCTTGCCCCGGGCATTGGCCAGCTTGGTGCCCATTTCCAGGCGGTACGGTTGCATCAGGTCCAGGGGGCGCAGCAGGCCATACAGGCCGGAAAGCATGCGCAAGTGTTGCTGGGCGTAATCGAAGTCGGCTTCGCTGAAGGTTTGAGCATTGAGCCCGGTGTAGACGTCGCCCTTGAACGCCAGCAAGGCCTGCTTGGCGTTGGCCGGGGTAAAGGCGGGTGTCCAGCTGCCAAAGCGGGCGGCGTTGAGCCCGCCGATCTTGTCGGAGACGTGCATCAACTCGCTGATCTGCGCCGGCGTCAGTTCGCGCAATTGCTGGATCAGTTCCTGCGAATGGTCAAGGTACTGCGGCTGGGTGAAGCGCTGGGTCGCCGGCGGTGTTTCGTAATCGAGGGTCTTGGCGGGGGAAATCACCATCAGCATGAAGTCGTCTCCTTTAATCGTGGCGGCGATTCTAG
Proteins encoded in this window:
- a CDS encoding alginate O-acetyltransferase; this translates as MHPHLIKLLSLSALTAGILAASGGARADEAQAPKFSAEPCCSLCPAAHDPKNYTTRYQQNFTTLVQAQGDWLFRTQEDLRTEFDTTPAGYKRMQQLHDAFKSKGVELVVVYQPTRGLVNRNKLNPAEKASFDFDKALKNYKTMLGRFAQMGYVVPDLSPLTNEQLPETLPAHDFYFRGDQHWTPYGAQRTAKIVAEKVKQIPAFADIPKREFETHKSGRMGKTGTLHNMAGQLCGTSYAIQYMDQFTTEPKGEAGDGDLFGDSGNPEITLVGTSHSGKNYNFAGFLEEAIGADILNVAFPGGGLEGSMLQYLGSDEFQKNPPKILIWEFSPLYRLDQETIYRQMMALLDNGCEGKDAQMSGSTTLKPGKNELMVNSKNLNLQNASHQVDIRFADTSVKTLQATLWYMNGRHEDIKIDKPETSDTDGRFAFELRTDEDWASQNLLAVEIQGPEKAGAAPQKVEAKVCKRNVFPGAGQRTASAGQ
- a CDS encoding MBOAT family O-acyltransferase, translating into MVFSSNVFLFLFLPIFLGLYYLSGQRYRNLLLLIASYMFYAWWRVDFLALFAAVTLWNYWIGLKVGAAGVRTKPAQRWLLLGVAVDLCILGYFKYANFGVDSINAMMTSVGLSPFILTHVLLPIGISFYIFESISYIIDVYRGDTPATRNLIDFAAFVAIFPHLIAGPVLRFRDLADQFNNRTHTLDKFSEGCTRFMQGFIKKVFIADTLAVVADHCFALQNPTTGDAWLGALAYTAQLYFDFSGYSDMAIGLGLMMGFRFMENFKQPYISQSITEFWRRWHISLSTWLRDYLYITLGGNRKGTLTTYRNLFLTMLLGGLWHGANITYIVWGAWHGMWLAIEKAIGLNTSPRSFNPIRWALTFLLVVMGWVIFRAENLHVAGRMYGAMFSFGDWSLSELNQASLTGLQVATLIVAYVTLAFFGLRDFYSNQPPVKTKPAVNVDTDGPAAATAGTIKAVPGDNPASIHQPGYTVGVEAQVQPSYWTADWSRYAMRALVLLLFIASILKLSAQSFSPFLYFQF
- a CDS encoding mannuronate-specific alginate lyase; this translates as MRTPKLATLTLLSLAMFAGATQAAAPLRPPQGYFAPIEKVKSADKSEGCDAMPTPYTGSLQFRSKYEGSDKARSTLNVQSEKAFRDSTADITKIERGTSKRVMQFMRDGRPEQLECTLNWLTAWAKADALMSKDFNHTGKSMRKWALGSMASSYIRLKFSDSHPLANHQQESQLIEAWFSKMADQVVSDWDNLPLEKTNNHSYWAAWSVMATSVATNRRDLFDWAVKEYKVGVNQVDAQGFLPNELKRQQRALAYHNYALPPLAMIASFAQVNGVDLRQENNGALKRLGDRVLAGVEDPDEFEEKNGKKQDMTDLKVDSKFAWLEPFCSLYTCSPDVLEKKHEMQPFKTFRLGGDLTKVYDPANEKGKGS
- the algG gene encoding mannuronan 5-epimerase AlgG, with translation MNSAKKGSMTLLAGAMLLASAAAFANVEPAAKPATMAKELQQAKTYTVSSAPTAPLELATPKLPDTSGYTAEAIAAKIVRGKAGKISVRRMMQEDALKDFIGGDNKMAEWVVRQHGIPQAIFVDDGYMNLKDLANKLPKQYFSETSPGVFLAKLPIVVGNKGILEIDKQTQELRLSQEAGSFLVNDGQLFVRDTKVTGWSEKANGPAAFKSPKEFRPFLLAWGGTETYIANSKMASFGYANSKSYGVSISQYTPNMAKVLKRPEPTGWIVGSEFSDMWYGFYCYETSNFVVKGNTYKDNIVYGIDPHDRSHGLIIADNTVFGTKKKHGIIISREVNDSFIFNNRSYDNKLSGLVIDRNSVNNLIAHNEIYQNHTDGITLYESADNLLWGNKVISNRRHGIRIRNSVNIRLYENVAMANGLTGVYGHIKDLSDTDRDIKLDPFDAQVSLIVVGGELAANGSGPLSIDSPLSVELYRVSMLAPTKSSGISFSGILGERQDEILDLLVRQQKAVLIDPVERQTEMRD